A genomic stretch from Argiope bruennichi chromosome 2, qqArgBrue1.1, whole genome shotgun sequence includes:
- the LOC129961719 gene encoding protein dpy-30 homolog, protein MDEVEQDNAGTSEAVAKEATPSEESQKKAAASEKESAGESSKKTRTDYSVMSTRPYLDATVVPILLQALSALARERPNDPIQFLADFLIRNKAQYSQSTDAEAATS, encoded by the exons ATGGACGAAG TTGAACAAGATAACGCTGGTACATCCGAAGCTGTTGCAAAAGAAGCGACACCAAGTGAAGAAAgccaaaaa aaagctGCTGCTTCTGAAAAGGAATCAGCAGGAGAAAGTTCTAAAAAGACACGTACAGACTATTCAGTTATGTCTACCAGGCCATACTTGGATGCCACCGTTGTTCCCATTTTACTCCAAGCTCTTTCTGCCCTTGCTAGAGAAAg GCCAAACGATCCTATACAGTTTCTGGCAGATTTCCTGATCAGAAATAAAGCCCAGTATTCACAGAGTACTGATGCCGAGGCTGCTACAAGTTAA